A single Vulcanisaeta distributa DSM 14429 DNA region contains:
- a CDS encoding CoxG family protein — translation MSSELHYNGSFTISKAPSDVLNFITDLSRAITCIPNIVNYEVLNKDRVRARFRVDLGNEVPIAELRRITTDAIIELISQSGNEIKYRVDGRAAGSTISVLLTIRVNGSGNDSRIDWDAVASLGRLLQLMSKFVNIDSLVKRISEDTIHGFIECLLR, via the coding sequence ATGTCAAGTGAACTGCATTATAATGGTTCGTTCACAATAAGTAAGGCGCCCAGTGATGTTTTAAATTTCATAACCGACTTATCTAGGGCGATAACCTGCATACCAAATATTGTTAATTACGAGGTGCTTAATAAGGATAGGGTTAGGGCTAGGTTTAGGGTTGACCTGGGCAATGAAGTCCCTATTGCCGAGTTAAGGAGGATAACAACGGATGCAATTATAGAATTAATTAGCCAGTCAGGTAATGAGATTAAGTATAGAGTTGATGGTCGGGCCGCGGGTAGTACAATAAGTGTACTACTGACTATAAGGGTTAACGGGTCAGGTAATGACTCTAGGATTGACTGGGATGCCGTGGCAAGTCTAGGTAGGCTTCTTCAGCTAATGAGTAAGTTCGTAAATATTGATTCCCTGGTTAAGAGGATTTCCGAGGATACTATTCACGGATTTATAGAGTGCCTGTTGAGGTAA
- a CDS encoding glycerophosphodiester phosphodiesterase produces the protein MVLVFGHRGAMGYAPENTLPSFKMAIDMGVDGVELDVHMTRDGEVVVIHDFTVDRTTNGRGFIKDLTLAEIKKLDASARFGGKWRGVAVPTLEEVFREFGRRIKYKVEIKRGGDYYPGIERRVVELIRRYGVDAQVISFDFDALSNVRAIDKDIEIGIIFIGRISWFIDIAKKLNAQWLHASHDLIDERGIEMAHRLGLKVGAWTVNDEEEARRLVDMGVDDITSNYPDRILRVVKTGKVI, from the coding sequence ATGGTTTTGGTCTTTGGGCATAGGGGTGCCATGGGTTATGCCCCTGAGAATACATTGCCCTCGTTTAAGATGGCAATTGATATGGGTGTTGATGGTGTCGAGCTTGATGTTCACATGACTAGGGATGGGGAGGTAGTTGTCATTCATGACTTCACGGTTGATAGAACGACAAATGGTAGAGGTTTTATTAAGGACTTGACTCTGGCTGAGATTAAGAAGCTTGATGCCAGTGCGCGGTTCGGCGGTAAGTGGCGTGGTGTTGCTGTTCCAACGCTTGAGGAGGTGTTTAGGGAGTTTGGTAGGAGGATTAAGTATAAGGTTGAGATTAAGCGTGGTGGTGATTATTACCCTGGTATTGAGAGGAGGGTTGTCGAGTTGATTAGGAGGTATGGCGTGGATGCCCAGGTTATTTCCTTTGACTTTGACGCCCTGAGTAATGTTAGGGCTATTGATAAGGACATAGAGATTGGCATAATATTTATTGGCAGGATTTCCTGGTTCATCGACATTGCCAAGAAGTTGAATGCACAGTGGCTTCATGCATCCCATGACTTAATTGACGAGAGGGGTATTGAGATGGCGCATAGGCTTGGGTTGAAGGTCGGTGCCTGGACTGTGAATGATGAGGAGGAGGCGAGGCGCCTCGTTGATATGGGCGTTGATGACATTACGAGTAACTACCCAGACAGGATTTTACGTGTTGTTAAGACCGGTAAGGTGATTTAG
- the glpK gene encoding glycerol kinase GlpK translates to MAHEKEFILVIDQGTTGTRAVLISRNGSIMGYAYHEHTQIYPRPAWVEHNPLEIWEKTKLVIKEVLEYTRVDPRKIAAIGVTNQRETTVIWDPRNGQPVYNAIVWQDRRTSSMVDYLKQNYLGVIQERTGLVPDAYFSGSKIWWLLDNVPGLRDRARKGEVVFGTIDTWLIWNLTRGNKDVLTPERGGAHVTDYSNASRTMIFNIHRLDWDDELLEIEGKIPRDILPLPRPSSDRRIYGYTGPEVSQLLGGVSIPVCGDAGDQQAALFGQVGFDVGEVKSTYGTGNFILMNIGDTPVRSKANLLTTIYYSIEEGKAKYALEGSIFITGAAVQWLRDGLKIIEVSDEIEPLAASANDTGGVYFVPAFTGLGAPYWDQYARGLIIGITRGTERKHIARAVLEAIAYLNRDVLEAMMSDTGIRIPRIKVDGGAARNNFLMQFQADITGIEVWRPVIFETTSLGAGYLAGLAVGLWKSLDEIARNWKLDRVFKPRMDLETRERLYRGWRAAVQRALGWAKEVPWAYGL, encoded by the coding sequence ATGGCGCACGAGAAGGAGTTTATCCTCGTTATTGACCAGGGAACCACTGGTACGAGGGCTGTATTGATTTCGAGGAATGGCTCAATAATGGGGTATGCATATCATGAGCACACGCAGATTTATCCTAGGCCTGCGTGGGTTGAGCATAACCCACTGGAGATTTGGGAGAAGACTAAGCTCGTGATTAAGGAGGTCCTTGAGTATACTAGGGTTGATCCGAGGAAAATAGCGGCTATTGGAGTTACTAATCAGCGTGAGACCACAGTTATTTGGGATCCGAGGAATGGTCAACCGGTCTATAACGCCATTGTTTGGCAGGACAGAAGAACATCATCTATGGTTGATTACCTGAAGCAGAATTACCTGGGTGTGATTCAGGAGAGGACAGGCCTCGTTCCAGACGCCTATTTCTCTGGGTCAAAGATTTGGTGGCTCCTTGATAATGTACCAGGGCTCAGGGATAGGGCTAGGAAAGGTGAGGTGGTCTTTGGCACTATCGATACCTGGTTAATTTGGAACTTAACCAGAGGTAATAAGGACGTGCTAACGCCCGAGAGGGGTGGTGCCCACGTCACTGACTACAGTAATGCGTCTAGGACCATGATATTCAATATTCACAGGCTTGACTGGGATGATGAACTGCTTGAGATTGAGGGTAAGATACCCAGGGACATACTGCCCTTACCAAGGCCATCAAGTGATAGGAGGATATACGGCTATACAGGCCCTGAAGTTTCCCAACTACTTGGTGGCGTAAGTATCCCAGTCTGTGGTGATGCTGGTGATCAGCAAGCGGCATTGTTTGGGCAGGTTGGTTTCGATGTTGGCGAGGTTAAGTCAACATACGGTACTGGTAATTTCATACTAATGAATATCGGGGACACACCAGTAAGATCTAAGGCAAATCTATTAACCACTATTTACTACTCCATTGAGGAGGGTAAGGCTAAGTACGCACTTGAGGGTAGCATATTTATCACTGGGGCTGCTGTGCAGTGGTTGAGGGATGGCCTTAAGATAATAGAGGTTTCCGACGAGATAGAGCCATTGGCCGCATCAGCTAACGATACAGGCGGTGTTTACTTCGTGCCAGCCTTCACGGGGCTCGGTGCGCCGTATTGGGATCAGTATGCCCGTGGGCTTATAATAGGCATTACACGTGGTACAGAGAGAAAGCACATTGCCAGGGCTGTCCTTGAGGCGATAGCGTACCTAAACAGGGATGTTCTTGAGGCCATGATGAGCGATACGGGGATTAGGATACCTAGGATTAAGGTTGATGGCGGTGCTGCTAGGAATAACTTCCTAATGCAGTTCCAAGCTGACATAACGGGTATTGAAGTCTGGAGGCCGGTGATCTTTGAAACAACATCGCTAGGCGCAGGCTATCTAGCAGGTTTAGCAGTTGGTCTTTGGAAGAGTTTAGATGAAATTGCCAGGAACTGGAAATTGGACAGGGTATTTAAGCCAAGGATGGACTTGGAAACGAGGGAGCGTTTATATAGGGGTTGGAGGGCAGCCGTACAAAGAGCCTTGGGCTGGGCTAAGGAAGTTCCGTGGGCTTATGGATTATAG
- a CDS encoding MFS transporter, whose protein sequence is MDGQGLPKRSTYTVLSAMGYFLDGYDLSVISVFTYALLQYKFWHYTSLELGFVSGAALLGAMVGAIIFGHYSDRLGRRYLYIWDLLFFVIFAILSAIANNIIQLITFRFFVGWGVGADYSLSPVYATEMYPTGRRGMGYGWVWSFWSIGALVSFLIGYYFYIWNPIIGWRWALGLGAVPALVTVVLRASMPESSRWRVAVQGTEDAVAEAKRLSVVTGLTEEELSKLIEIERKLMDQVKPGDWRWLFKDDFAKRTAIVWTQWILYDIGAYGFGLYSPAILAMLGFKGALAILLSSLLYVPGFLGALGAAFLNDIWGRRRLQLIGFGGSALGMLFVALAAIWQSMFALLALVIGVIGLILWYGIGNLGPGNTMGLYAIELFPTKLRSTSMGSATAITRFVSFLSAFEFPYIALAIGKLTFFEFLFAVTLFAFVFTIFFTPETKGIPLELIAIARTKSPSLHPRLEIPGIERHQ, encoded by the coding sequence ATGGATGGTCAGGGGTTACCTAAAAGAAGTACATATACGGTTTTGTCAGCGATGGGTTATTTTTTGGATGGTTATGATCTTAGCGTGATCAGTGTTTTCACATATGCCCTTCTTCAGTACAAGTTCTGGCATTACACGAGCTTGGAACTGGGCTTTGTGAGTGGTGCCGCGTTATTGGGTGCTATGGTTGGTGCGATAATTTTTGGTCATTATTCTGATAGACTTGGTCGTAGGTACCTATATATCTGGGATTTGTTATTTTTCGTGATATTTGCCATACTTAGTGCTATTGCTAATAATATTATTCAATTAATTACTTTTAGATTTTTTGTTGGTTGGGGTGTTGGTGCTGATTATTCGCTGAGTCCTGTGTACGCTACTGAGATGTATCCAACGGGTAGAAGGGGTATGGGCTATGGCTGGGTTTGGTCCTTCTGGAGTATTGGAGCATTAGTTTCCTTCTTGATTGGGTATTATTTCTATATTTGGAACCCCATCATTGGATGGCGCTGGGCTCTCGGTCTCGGCGCTGTACCAGCCCTAGTTACTGTAGTACTAAGGGCCAGCATGCCTGAGTCTTCGAGATGGAGAGTTGCTGTACAGGGTACTGAGGATGCTGTTGCGGAGGCAAAGAGACTTTCTGTAGTTACTGGCCTAACCGAAGAGGAGTTGAGTAAATTAATAGAAATTGAGAGAAAACTGATGGACCAGGTAAAACCAGGTGATTGGCGCTGGCTATTCAAAGATGACTTTGCCAAAAGAACAGCCATTGTATGGACACAATGGATACTATATGATATTGGTGCCTATGGATTTGGGCTATACTCACCTGCAATACTTGCAATGCTAGGATTTAAGGGGGCGCTGGCTATACTTCTTTCGTCATTGTTATATGTACCTGGCTTTTTAGGCGCTTTAGGTGCGGCATTTCTAAATGATATTTGGGGAAGAAGGAGGTTACAGTTGATAGGCTTTGGCGGTTCAGCCCTTGGCATGCTATTCGTTGCTTTAGCTGCCATTTGGCAGAGTATGTTTGCATTATTAGCATTAGTTATTGGTGTCATAGGGCTCATACTGTGGTATGGTATTGGTAATCTAGGCCCAGGAAATACAATGGGGCTTTATGCAATTGAGCTATTCCCAACAAAATTAAGGTCAACATCTATGGGCTCTGCCACGGCGATAACTAGGTTCGTATCATTCTTAAGCGCCTTTGAATTTCCATACATTGCGTTAGCCATTGGTAAGTTAACATTCTTTGAATTCTTATTTGCTGTTACACTTTTTGCGTTTGTTTTCACGATATTCTTTACGCCAGAAACTAAGGGTATTCCTCTTGAATTAATAGCAATAGCTAGGACTAAATCGCCGAGTTTGCACCCAAGACTTGAAATTCCAGGTATCGAGAGACATCAGTAA
- a CDS encoding FAD-dependent oxidoreductase encodes MEFDIAVIGGGVNGVFTALDLALRGLKVVLLERGVVGGGTSGKMHGLLHSGARYVVTDPKAAVECAEENRIIARVAPHVVDDTGGYFVAITKEDLDFQDEFINGLKRANIDYRIIDVREAIREEPNLNPEVKAVVEVPDKVVYARELLMSAAISAYIEGALIIQDAEVVGFDVNGDEITSARVKDHVKGDIRRVNARVFVNAAGPWAGKVAGMAGISVDVMPTMGVMVVYRHRLTRRVINRMRPPSDGDILVPYGSVSIMGTTAVIIEDPDNITITKDDIEFLTSEGSQMVPALTREPIVRAYASVRPLISMPGATGREATRDFMVVGHEKPRNLVSVIGGKFTTGRLVGEKLADEVSKILGVNKASRTRDYTLFGADLSINIKDLDPETASIIKSFRGSIDEERGLIASLSLIVQHITRRSRSLIGWS; translated from the coding sequence ATGGAGTTTGACATAGCCGTAATTGGTGGTGGAGTTAACGGGGTATTCACGGCACTGGATTTAGCCCTTAGGGGACTGAAGGTAGTGTTGCTTGAGAGGGGGGTCGTTGGTGGTGGGACGTCGGGTAAAATGCATGGTTTACTGCATAGTGGTGCTAGGTACGTGGTTACTGATCCTAAGGCTGCTGTTGAGTGCGCGGAGGAGAATAGGATAATCGCCAGGGTAGCCCCTCACGTGGTTGATGATACTGGTGGTTACTTCGTGGCAATTACTAAGGAGGACCTGGACTTCCAAGACGAATTCATTAATGGATTAAAGAGGGCCAATATTGATTATAGGATCATTGATGTTAGGGAAGCCATTAGGGAGGAGCCTAACCTGAACCCTGAGGTTAAGGCCGTCGTCGAGGTTCCTGATAAGGTTGTGTATGCGAGGGAATTGTTAATGAGCGCCGCCATTTCGGCATACATCGAGGGTGCGTTAATTATTCAGGATGCAGAGGTGGTGGGCTTTGATGTTAATGGTGATGAAATAACAAGTGCGAGGGTTAAGGATCATGTTAAAGGCGATATTAGGCGTGTTAATGCGAGGGTATTCGTTAATGCGGCTGGTCCTTGGGCTGGGAAGGTGGCTGGTATGGCTGGTATAAGCGTTGATGTCATGCCTACGATGGGTGTTATGGTAGTTTACAGGCATAGGCTAACGAGGAGGGTTATCAATAGGATGAGGCCTCCATCCGATGGCGATATACTCGTGCCTTATGGTTCGGTATCTATCATGGGGACCACGGCAGTCATTATTGAGGATCCCGACAACATCACAATAACTAAGGACGACATCGAATTCCTAACATCAGAGGGCTCTCAAATGGTTCCTGCATTGACCAGGGAACCCATTGTTAGGGCTTACGCATCGGTTAGGCCGTTAATAAGTATGCCAGGGGCTACGGGTAGGGAAGCTACTAGGGACTTCATGGTTGTGGGTCATGAAAAACCGAGAAACCTGGTCTCGGTCATTGGTGGTAAGTTCACCACGGGAAGGTTAGTCGGTGAGAAGTTGGCCGATGAGGTTTCGAAGATTCTGGGTGTGAATAAGGCATCGAGGACCAGGGATTACACATTATTCGGCGCTGACTTGAGCATTAATATTAAGGATTTAGATCCTGAGACAGCCTCAATTATTAAGTCGTTTAGGGGGAGTATTGATGAGGAGAGGGGTTTGATCGCATCGTTATCGTTAATAGTTCAACATATCACCCGTAGGAGTAGGTCGTTAATTGGGTGGTCCTGA